In Necator americanus strain Aroian chromosome IV, whole genome shotgun sequence, the following proteins share a genomic window:
- a CDS encoding hypothetical protein (NECATOR_CHRIV.G14386.T1), with product MCFVGKRVRYVRFSRRSNSELRRIERDRAPICEPHHGPILSWKDSQIVDSMSETDTEVIAKLIQHIHDRYPDFSFRQLVEVVVQQLEGAFALAFKSPKFPGQLVATRRGSPLLVGIKSNSELQTNHFPVSFSRARRFASTQATHIRQQSTEESFAETPNALDLSSGVRSAHILEHSRGPANIRPFDSEDWEVEYFIASDAAAIVEHTKQVLFLEDDDIAFVEDGALSIHRITRKFSSEDKQQTRDVQNLNLELQQIMKGNFKTFMQKEIFEQPESVINTMRGRVQQSGQVVLGGIKDYVADIKRCRRLIMIACGTSYHSAIACRQILEELSELPVVLELASDFLDRKTPIFRDDVCIFISQSGETADTLMALRYCKPRGALLIGITNTVGSSICRESHCGVHINAGPEIGVASTKAYTSQILSLLMFALVLSDDRISMMNRRREIIEALNKLPSLIREVLELDKETLAIAQEIYKEKSLLIMGRGFNFATCLEGALKIKELSYLHCEGIMSGELKHGPLAMVDENLRICMIICNDLVYKKSLNALQQVVARGGAPFIIADKTVPEKDLAGMKHVLRIPKTVDCVQNILTVIPLQLMAYHIAELNGQNVDRPRNLAKSVTVE from the exons ATGTGCTTCGTAGGGAAAAGAGTTCGATATGTCCGTTTCTCACGCCGATCTAATTCCGAGCTAAGGAGAATTGAACGTGATCGTGCTCCTATTTGTGAACCACACCATGGTCCTATCCTTTCCTGGAAAGATTCCCAAATCGTCGATTCTATG TCTGAAACGGACACCGAAGTGATAGCTAAGCTCATCCAGCACATCCACGACCGCTACCCGGATTTCTCGTTCAGGCAGCTGGTTGAGGTTGTCGTCCAGCAACTG GAAGGTGCATTTGCGTTAGCCTTCAAATCTCCCAAGTTTCCCGGACAACTAGTTGCCACTCGACGAGGATCTCCTCTTCTTGTAGGAATAAAGAGTAACAGCGAACTGCAGACAAACCATTTCCCAGTTTCTTTCAGCAGAG CTCGACGATTTGCCTCAACTCAAGCAACTCATA TTCGCCAACAATCCACGGAAGAATCATTCGCTGAAACTCCCAATGCGTTAGATTTGTCGTCGG GTGTTCGCTCTGCACACATCCTTGAACATTCCAGGGGACCTGCAAACATTCGACCTTTTGATTCTGAAGATTGGGAG GTGGAATATTTCATCGCGTCAGATGCCGCCGCTATCGTTGAGCACACCAAGCAGGTGTTGTTCCTTGAGGATGACGATATCGCGTTTGTTGAGGACGGAG CCTTATCAATTCATCGTATCACTCGCAAATTCTCTTCTGAAGACAAGCAGCAGACAAGAGATGTTCAGAATCTAAATTTGGAACTACAACAGATAATGAAAGGCAACTTCAAAACGTTTATGCAGAAG GAAATCTTTGAGCAACCTGAGTCCGTCATCAACACAATGCGTGGTCGCGTGCAGCAAAGTGGACAAGTGGTGCTGGGAGGAATAAAG GACTACGTAGCAGACATCAAAAGATGTCGACGACTCATAATGATCGCATGCGGCACTTCTTATCATTCAGCCATCGCTTGTCGTCAG ATTCTCGAGGAGCTCTCCGAGCTGCCGGTTGTGTTGGAGTTAGCATCTGATTTTCTGGATCGTAAGACACCGATCTTCCGCGATGAcgtttgtatatttatttcacaaaGTGGCGAAACAGCTGATACACTTATGGCTCTAAG GTACTGTAAACCTCGCGGTGCCCTTCTAATTGGTATCACAAACACCGTCGGATCATCGATTTGCCGTGAATCTCATTGTGGAGTTCACATTAATGCAGGACCAGAAATTGGTGTCGCATCCACTAAG GCCTACACGTCGCAAATTTTGTCGCTTCTCATGTTTGCGTTGGTTTTGTCAGATGATCGCATTTCTATGATGAACAGGAGGCGAGAGATTATTGAAGCCCTTAATAAGCTACCTA GTTTAATTCGGGAAGTTTTGGAGCTGGATAAGGAAACATTGGCGATCGCCCAAGAAATCTATAAAGAGAAGTCGCTTCTAATTATGGGAAGAGGTTTCAACTTCGCTACATGTCTTGAAGGTGCACTTAAAATAAAG GAGTTGTCTTACCTACATTGTGAGGGAATTATGTCTGGAGAATTAAAACATGGTCCTCTGGCTATGGTAGATGAAAATCTCCGCATTTGCATGATCATTTGTAATGATTTGGTTTATAAG AAGTCTCTGAATGCCCTTCAGCAGGTAGTTGCCCGCGGTGGAGCTCCATTTATCATTGCTGACAAGACTGTCCCAGAAAAA GATTTGGCGGGTATGAAGCATGTGCTGAGGATTCCAAAGACCGTTGATTGTGTCCAGAACATTCTCACTGTAATTCCTCTTCAGTTGATGGCGTACCACATCGCTGAACTCAATGGGCAAAAC GTTGATCGTCCACGGAACCTGGCGAAGTCGGTCACCGTGGAATGA
- a CDS encoding hypothetical protein (NECATOR_CHRIV.G14386.T3), with amino-acid sequence MCGIFAYLNFLTPKTRSEIIDVLIKGLQRMEYRGYDSAGIAIDGGNEPDAPHNEVLLLKKVGKVSVLEESIKECSASLNMDMQYNIHCGIAHTRWATHGSPKDVNSHPQRSNEKNEFLVVHNGIITNYREIKEYLKKKGHKFESETDTEVIAKLIQHIHDRYPDFSFRQLVEVVVQQLEGAFALAFKSPKFPGQLVATRRGSPLLVGIKSNSELQTNHFPVSFSRARRFASTQATHIRQQSTEESFAETPNALDLSSGVRSAHILEHSRGPANIRPFDSEDWEVEYFIASDAAAIVEHTKQVLFLEDDDIAFVEDGALSIHRITRKFSSEDKQQTRDVQNLNLELQQIMKGNFKTFMQKEIFEQPESVINTMRGRVQQSGQVVLGGIKDYVADIKRCRRLIMIACGTSYHSAIACRQILEELSELPVVLELASDFLDRKTPIFRDDVCIFISQSGETADTLMALRYCKPRGALLIGITNTVGSSICRESHCGVHINAGPEIGVASTKAYTSQILSLLMFALVLSDDRISMMNRRREIIEALNKLPSLIREVLELDKETLAIAQEIYKEKSLLIMGRGFNFATCLEGALKIKELSYLHCEGIMSGELKHGPLAMVDENLRICMIICNDLVYKKSLNALQQVVARGGAPFIIADKTVPEKDLAGMKHVLRIPKTVDCVQNILTVIPLQLMAYHIAELNGQNVDRPRNLAKSVTVE; translated from the exons ATGTGTGGTATTTTCGCTTACCTAAACTTCCTAACCCCTAAAACCCGTAGCGAAATCATTGACGTGTTGATCAAGGGCCTCCAACGTATGGAATATCGAGGGTACGACTCGGCTG GTATTGCTATCGATGGTGGGAATGAGCCTGATGCTCCTCACAATGAAGTGCTGCTGCTCAAAAAAGTCGGGAAGGTGTCAGTACTGGAGGAGTCAATTAAAG AGTGCTCAGCATCGCTGAACATGGATATGCAATACAACATCCATTGCGGAATAGCACACACTCGATGGGCCACTCATGGTTCGCCGAAAGACGTTAACAGTCATCCGCAAAGGAGTAACGAGAAGAACG aattcCTGGTTGTACACAATGGAATAATCACTAACTACCGTGAAATCAAGGAGTacctgaaaaagaaaggacaCAAGTTCGAG TCTGAAACGGACACCGAAGTGATAGCTAAGCTCATCCAGCACATCCACGACCGCTACCCGGATTTCTCGTTCAGGCAGCTGGTTGAGGTTGTCGTCCAGCAACTG GAAGGTGCATTTGCGTTAGCCTTCAAATCTCCCAAGTTTCCCGGACAACTAGTTGCCACTCGACGAGGATCTCCTCTTCTTGTAGGAATAAAGAGTAACAGCGAACTGCAGACAAACCATTTCCCAGTTTCTTTCAGCAGAG CTCGACGATTTGCCTCAACTCAAGCAACTCATA TTCGCCAACAATCCACGGAAGAATCATTCGCTGAAACTCCCAATGCGTTAGATTTGTCGTCGG GTGTTCGCTCTGCACACATCCTTGAACATTCCAGGGGACCTGCAAACATTCGACCTTTTGATTCTGAAGATTGGGAG GTGGAATATTTCATCGCGTCAGATGCCGCCGCTATCGTTGAGCACACCAAGCAGGTGTTGTTCCTTGAGGATGACGATATCGCGTTTGTTGAGGACGGAG CCTTATCAATTCATCGTATCACTCGCAAATTCTCTTCTGAAGACAAGCAGCAGACAAGAGATGTTCAGAATCTAAATTTGGAACTACAACAGATAATGAAAGGCAACTTCAAAACGTTTATGCAGAAG GAAATCTTTGAGCAACCTGAGTCCGTCATCAACACAATGCGTGGTCGCGTGCAGCAAAGTGGACAAGTGGTGCTGGGAGGAATAAAG GACTACGTAGCAGACATCAAAAGATGTCGACGACTCATAATGATCGCATGCGGCACTTCTTATCATTCAGCCATCGCTTGTCGTCAG ATTCTCGAGGAGCTCTCCGAGCTGCCGGTTGTGTTGGAGTTAGCATCTGATTTTCTGGATCGTAAGACACCGATCTTCCGCGATGAcgtttgtatatttatttcacaaaGTGGCGAAACAGCTGATACACTTATGGCTCTAAG GTACTGTAAACCTCGCGGTGCCCTTCTAATTGGTATCACAAACACCGTCGGATCATCGATTTGCCGTGAATCTCATTGTGGAGTTCACATTAATGCAGGACCAGAAATTGGTGTCGCATCCACTAAG GCCTACACGTCGCAAATTTTGTCGCTTCTCATGTTTGCGTTGGTTTTGTCAGATGATCGCATTTCTATGATGAACAGGAGGCGAGAGATTATTGAAGCCCTTAATAAGCTACCTA GTTTAATTCGGGAAGTTTTGGAGCTGGATAAGGAAACATTGGCGATCGCCCAAGAAATCTATAAAGAGAAGTCGCTTCTAATTATGGGAAGAGGTTTCAACTTCGCTACATGTCTTGAAGGTGCACTTAAAATAAAG GAGTTGTCTTACCTACATTGTGAGGGAATTATGTCTGGAGAATTAAAACATGGTCCTCTGGCTATGGTAGATGAAAATCTCCGCATTTGCATGATCATTTGTAATGATTTGGTTTATAAG AAGTCTCTGAATGCCCTTCAGCAGGTAGTTGCCCGCGGTGGAGCTCCATTTATCATTGCTGACAAGACTGTCCCAGAAAAA GATTTGGCGGGTATGAAGCATGTGCTGAGGATTCCAAAGACCGTTGATTGTGTCCAGAACATTCTCACTGTAATTCCTCTTCAGTTGATGGCGTACCACATCGCTGAACTCAATGGGCAAAAC GTTGATCGTCCACGGAACCTGGCGAAGTCGGTCACCGTGGAATGA
- a CDS encoding hypothetical protein (NECATOR_CHRIV.G14386.T2): MCGIFAYLNFLTPKTRSEIIDVLIKGLQRMEYRGYDSAGIAIDGGNEPDAPHNEVLLLKKVGKVSVLEESIKECSASLNMDMQYNIHCGIAHTRWATHGSPKDVNSHPQRSNEKNEFLVVHNGIITNYREIKEYLKKKGHKFEDHCRRLICLNR, encoded by the exons ATGTGTGGTATTTTCGCTTACCTAAACTTCCTAACCCCTAAAACCCGTAGCGAAATCATTGACGTGTTGATCAAGGGCCTCCAACGTATGGAATATCGAGGGTACGACTCGGCTG GTATTGCTATCGATGGTGGGAATGAGCCTGATGCTCCTCACAATGAAGTGCTGCTGCTCAAAAAAGTCGGGAAGGTGTCAGTACTGGAGGAGTCAATTAAAG AGTGCTCAGCATCGCTGAACATGGATATGCAATACAACATCCATTGCGGAATAGCACACACTCGATGGGCCACTCATGGTTCGCCGAAAGACGTTAACAGTCATCCGCAAAGGAGTAACGAGAAGAACG aattcCTGGTTGTACACAATGGAATAATCACTAACTACCGTGAAATCAAGGAGTacctgaaaaagaaaggacaCAAGTTCGAG GACCACTGTAGACGTCTGATCTGCCTGAATAGATAG
- a CDS encoding hypothetical protein (NECATOR_CHRIV.G14387.T1): MNRLNSELELISDSDTFNDDVVDTASAQHHTRSSSQSRGSRRSSSSFRSSKSSTRRSSYSRESEAIGKQQSVEKKKNLKNLGRFAAIQKTKKLKKIRK, encoded by the exons ATGAATAGACTG AACAGCGAATTAGAGCTAATTTCTGATTCAGATACGTTCAATGATGACGTGGTTGACACGGCGTCGGCACAACATCATACCAG ATCTTCAAGTCAATCGAGAGGAAGCAGGAGAAGCTCATCATCGTTCAGAAGTTCTAAAAGTTCCACAAGAAGATCCAGTTACAGTCGTGAATCCGAAGCAATAGGCAAACAGCAGAG tgttgagaagaagaaaaacctgaaaaatcTCGGAAGATTTGCTGCAATTCAGAAAACTAAGAAGTTAAAGAAAATtcggaaatga
- a CDS encoding hypothetical protein (NECATOR_CHRIV.G14388.T1), whose translation MTTKTIHGNSQFQKPSSLRWTWESPGGGYRNEIDHIIVNKRFCLTDVAVVPKFNTGSDHRLLRGRFSFTRRAEKAAKFRGRNPRTIINWALFATLAGFWEDSAMDNIDEEYDRLVEHLHNCAKKAESFKTTKRRLSLQTLELIRQRGEARAAGNQELTSELARLCREAIKEDLKERRAEMLAEAAEAGKSIRRDFASRKTRMTALRNLKGTTIASRRGMEKIIYDFFSDLFDSHVHLPPHHLREDGQVNPEVLPSEIRHAIMSVRNRTAPGPDRIRPEHLKSLPPVLINTLARLFTRYLSECKVPKQWKTSKTVLLYKKGDPHDIGNYRPICLLSVIYKLFTRVILNRIEKVLDEGQPCEQAGFRKGFSTIDHIHTVSKLIEVSREYKMPLYLTFIDLKKAFDSVETEAVVEALDNQGVPTQYITYFERCTVTSRPEFRHFTRTSSLT comes from the coding sequence atgacgactaagaccatccatgggaactcgcaattccagaagccctcctctctacgctggacgtgggagtcacccggtggagggtaccgtaatgaaatagaccacatcattgtcaataaaaggttctgcctgacggacgtcgctgttgtaccaaagttcaatacgggatcggaccaccgcctccttcgaggaagattttccttcacaaggagagcagagaaagccgccaagttcagagggagaaatcccaggactatcatcaactgggcgctcttcgctacgttagccggcttttgggaagattccgcaatggacaacatcgacgaggaatatgaccggctcgttgaacaccttcacaactgtgcgaagaaggctgagagttttaaaacgacaaagagacgcctgtctcttcaaactcttgagctgatacgccagcgtggagaagcacgagccgcagggaaccaagaactcacgtccgagctcgcaaggctttgcagagaggcgataaaggaagaccttaaagagagaagagcagaaatgctggctgaagctgcagaggcggggaaaagcatccgtcgagacttcgccagtcgcaagacgaggatgactgctctccggaacttgaagggaacaaccattgcatcgagaagagggatggagaaaatcatctacgacttcttctccgatctcttcgacagccatgtccacttgcctcctcaccatctgagggaagacggacaagtcaatccagaggttctcccgtccgaaatacgacatgctatcatgtcggtgagaaatcgtacggcacccggtcccgacagaataagaccagaacacctgaagagccttccgccagtactcatcaacaccctggcgaggctctttacacgttatctgtcggaatgcaaggttcctaaacagtggaagaccagcaagaccgtgttgttgtataaaaagggagatccacatgacatcggcaactatcgcccaatctgcctactgtccgtcatctacaagctctttacaagagtgatccttaataggattgaaaaagtcctggatgaaggacagccatgcgagcaagcagggtttcgaaaaggattcagcacgattgaccacattcacactgtttcgaaactcatcgaggtatcacgagagtacaagatgccgctctatctcaccttcatcgacttaaagaaggccttcgactcagttgagacggaagcggtcgtggaagccttggacaaccaaggcgtccctactcagtacataacgTACTTCGAGAgatgtacagtaacttcacgaccggaatttcgccattttaCAAGAAcgtcatcattgacgtga
- a CDS encoding hypothetical protein (NECATOR_CHRIV.G14389.T1) produces the protein MVGSYTICALLMITPSISQAERMLTEFDETCGCISLQLNLQKTMFMRNGWVSDAPLTLNGTNISECTSYVYLGRELNMMNDLTPELGRRRRAAWGAHKSIEDVVKKTRNTRLRAHLFNTTVLPALTYASETWAFRKQEENAVSVIERTIERVMLGVSLFTQVRDGIRSSLLRQRSKIRDAAAFAKESKIRWAGHVMRFNDNRWTRAVSDWVPPDIKRTTGRPPTRWSDFFTKSFKEKYDALRVPRERRNH, from the coding sequence atggtcggcagctacaccatttgcgctttgctgatgataacacctagcatcagccaagcggaacgaatgctgaccgaattcgacgaaacatgtggatgcatcagtcttcagctgaatctacaaaagacgatgttcatgcggaacggatgggtctcggatgccccactcacgctcaacggaacgaacatatccgaatgcaccagctacgtttatctgggtcgggaactgaacatgatgaacgacctgacccccgagctgggcaggaggagacgagcggcttggggagcgcacaagagcatcgaggatgtagtgaagaagaccaggaacacccggctccgtgctcacctcttcaacaccaccgtacttcctgctttgacctatgcttcggaaacctgggcatttcgcaagcaggaagaaaacgcggtgagcgtcattgaacgcacaattgagagagtgatgctaggagtatcccttttcacgcaagtgagggacgggattcgaagttctctcctacgtcagcgatcgaagattagagacgccgccgcgtttgccaaggaaagtaaaataaggtgggctggacacgtgatgcgctttaatgacaaccgttggaccagagccgtgagcgactgggttccccccgatattaagcgcacaacaggaagaccgccgacccgatggtcagatttcttcacgaagtccttcaaagaaaaatatgatgctcttcgtgtcccacgcgaaaggaggaaccactag
- a CDS encoding hypothetical protein (NECATOR_CHRIV.G14390.T2), with amino-acid sequence MEYKIHCGIAHTRWATHGSPKDVNSHPQRSNEKNEFMVVHNGIITNYREIKEYLKKKGHNFESETDTEVIAKLAQHIHNLYPDFSFRQIVEVVIQQLEGAFALAFKSSKFPGQLVATRRGSPLLVGIKSNSRLQTNYFPVLFSRGSCFPWADEHRPLEEGASTKQHDARRFPSHHVTHLRQPSSDDLLDEISSVEDLSPGVRPAHIRDLCNGSTNLRKGSTNVRPFDSEDWEVEYFVASDAAAIIEHTKQVLFLEDDDVAVVMDGALTIHSITRSSSTETTEQKREVQNLNMELQQIMKGNFKTFMQKEIFEQPESVVNTMRGRVLPSGDVVLGGIKDYVADIKRCRRLIMVACGTSYNSAIACRQILEELSELPVVLELASDFLDRKTPIFRDDVCIFISQSGETADTLMALRYCKPRGALLIGVTNTVGSSICRESHCGIHINAGPEIGVASTKAYTSQILALLMFALVLSDDRISMTNRRKEIINALNQLPDLIREVLDLDKEALAIAQEIYKEKSLLIMGRGFNFATCLEGALKIKELSYMHCEGIMSGELKHGPLAMVDENLRICMVICNDSVYKKSLNALQQVVARGGAPIIIADRSVPEKDLAGMTHVLRVPKTVDCVQNILTVIPLQLMSYHIAELNGQNVDRPRNLAKSVTVE; translated from the exons aattcatGGTCGTTCACAATGGAATTATCACCAACTATCGCGAAATCAAAGaatatctgaagaaaaaaggacacAATTTTGAG TCCGAAACGGACACGGAGGTTATCGCAAAACTTGCGCAGCATATCCATAATCTCTATCCGGACTTTTCATTTCGACAAATAGTTGAAGTGGTTATTCAACAATTG GAAGGTGCATTTGCGTTAGCTTTCAAATCTTCTAAATTCCCTGGACAACTAGTAGCCACTCGACGTGGATCTCCACTTTTGGTTGGAATCAAGAGCAATAGTCGTTTGCAGACGAACTACTTCCCGGTTTTATTCAGTCGTG GCTCGTGTTTTCCGTGGGCCGATGAGCATAGACCATTGGAAGAGG GTGCGAGCACTAAACAGCATGATG cTCGACGATTTCCATCACATCATGTCACTCACT TACGTCAACCTTCCAGCGATGACTTGTTGGACGAGATATCCAGTGTAGAAGATCTTTCGCCTG GCGTACGACCTGCTCATATACGCGACCTCTGCAATGGTTCAACAAATCTGCGTAAAGGTTCCACAAATGTGCGTCCATTTGATTCTGAGGATTGGGAG GTGGAATACTTCGTCGCATCGGATGCTGCTGCAATTATTGAACACACAAAACAGGTGCTGTTTCTGGAGGATGACGACGTTGCAGTTGTGATGGATGGAG CACTGACAATCCACAGCATCACTCGCAGTTCTTCGACCGAAACTACGGAACAAAAACGAGAAGTTCAGAATCTGAATATGGAACTGCAACAGATTATGAAAGGAAACTTCAAGACTTTCATGCAAAAG gaaattttcgaacaaCCAGAATCTGTGGTGAATACAATGCGTGGCCGTGTTCTACCTAGTGGTGACGTGGTTCTAGGCGGAATTAAG GATTATGTAGCGGATATCAAAAGATGTCGGCGTCTTATCATGGTCGCTTGTGGCACATCGTATAATTCAGCGATCGCTTGTCGCCAG attCTCGAAGAACTCTCCGAGCTGCCGGTAGTTTTGGAGCTGGCCTCAGATTTCCTGGATCGTAAGACACCGATTTTCCGCGACGACGTatgcatatttatttcacaaaGTGGCGAAACAGCTGATACACTTATGGCTTTAAG ATATTGTAAACCTCGTGGTGCCCTTCTAATTGGTGTAACAAATACCGTCGGGTCGTCGATTTGCCGAGAGTCTCATTGTGGTATCCACATTAATGCGGGTCCAGAAATTGGTGTCGCGTCAACGAAG gCTTACACATCACAAATTTTAGCTCTTTTAATGTTCGCACTTGTCTTGTCAGATGATCGTATTTCCATGACGAACAGGAGAAAGGAAATCATCAATGCTCTCAATCAGTTGCCAG ATCTTATCCGTGAAGTTCTGGACTTGGACAAAGAAGCACTCGCAATTGCTCAAGAAATCTATAAGGAGAAGTCGCTATTGATTATGGGAAGGGGGTTCAATTTTGCCACTTGTCTTGAGGGTGCATTAAAAATTAAG GAATTATCCTATATGCACTGTGAAGGAATTATGTCCGGAGAATTGAAACATGGCCCACTAGCAATGGTAGACGAAAATCTACGCATTTGTATGGTTATTTGTAATGATTCTGTCTATAAG AAGTCGCTTAACGCTCTGCAACAAGTAGTAGCTCGGGGCGGTGCCCCAATCATCATTGCTGATCGAAGTGTTCCAGAGAAG GATTTGGCCGGTATGACACATGTGCTGAGGGTACCAAAGACTGTGGATTGTGTACAGAACATTTTGACAGTAATTCCTTTACAACTGATGTCCTATCACATTGCGGAACTCAATGGACAAAAT GTCGATCGCCCACGAAATTTGGCAAAGTCGGTGACGGTTGAATGA